One region of Aurantimonas sp. HBX-1 genomic DNA includes:
- a CDS encoding ABC transporter substrate-binding protein, which produces MRTGMIKAAAALLATVAFGATAAQARDLTVVSWGGNYQDAQREIYFKPFSEKLGAPVLDVSWDGGYGVIAAKMATPPADWDVVQVETEELELGCADGMYEPVDWSALGGEDKFIDAAVNECGVGAIVWTTGLSYDADKLTTAPTSWNDFWDTTKFPGKRGLRRGPKYSLEFALMADGVPAEEVYDVLGTPEGVDRAFAKLDEIKGDIVWWEAGAQPIQLLASGEVVMTTAYNGRLAGINKAEGKNFQIVWPGSIYAVDSWVVLKGSPNKDAAFDFIQFASLPENQAKLPEYIAYGLTNKEAGEQLAPEVAAQLPTAPANLEGAIALDGDFWVDNIEALNERFNAWLAQ; this is translated from the coding sequence ATGAGAACCGGAATGATCAAGGCCGCGGCAGCGCTTCTGGCGACGGTAGCGTTCGGGGCGACCGCGGCGCAGGCCCGCGACCTCACCGTCGTCTCCTGGGGCGGCAACTATCAGGATGCGCAGCGCGAGATCTACTTCAAGCCGTTCAGCGAAAAGCTCGGTGCGCCGGTCCTCGACGTGTCGTGGGACGGCGGCTACGGCGTCATCGCGGCCAAGATGGCGACCCCGCCGGCCGACTGGGACGTCGTTCAGGTCGAGACCGAGGAGCTGGAGCTCGGCTGCGCCGACGGCATGTACGAGCCGGTCGACTGGAGCGCGCTCGGCGGCGAGGACAAGTTCATCGATGCCGCGGTCAACGAATGCGGCGTCGGCGCGATCGTATGGACGACCGGCCTGTCCTATGACGCGGACAAGCTGACGACGGCCCCGACGAGCTGGAACGACTTCTGGGACACGACGAAGTTCCCCGGCAAGCGGGGCCTGCGTCGCGGACCGAAATACTCGCTGGAATTCGCGCTGATGGCCGACGGCGTCCCGGCCGAGGAGGTCTACGACGTGCTTGGGACGCCGGAAGGCGTCGACCGGGCCTTCGCCAAGCTCGACGAGATCAAGGGCGACATCGTCTGGTGGGAGGCCGGGGCGCAGCCGATCCAGCTTCTGGCGTCGGGCGAGGTGGTGATGACGACGGCCTATAACGGCCGCCTCGCCGGCATCAACAAGGCCGAAGGCAAGAACTTCCAGATCGTCTGGCCGGGCTCGATCTATGCCGTCGACTCCTGGGTGGTCCTGAAGGGTTCACCCAACAAGGATGCGGCGTTCGACTTCATCCAGTTCGCCAGCCTGCCGGAGAACCAGGCCAAGCTGCCCGAATACATCGCCTACGGCCTGACCAACAAGGAGGCCGGCGAGCAGCTGGCACCGGAGGTCGCCGCCCAGCTGCCGACCGCGCCGGCCAATCTGGAGGGTGCGATCGCGCTCGACGGCGACTTCTGGGTCGACAACATCGAGGCCCTGAACGAGCGCTTCAACGCCTGGCTGGCGCAGTAG
- a CDS encoding ABC transporter substrate-binding protein, translating to MPTLHRLTLTAALAASTIIAGAPALAQDDSVLVGHLADYTGATSFVGKQYGPGVSDAFKQINADGGIDGTMVELDTVDYAYKVPEAIAQFKKWVGNDMVALQGWGTADTEALISFVARAEIPTISGSYSAHLTDPQGKNPNTKAPAPYNFFYGPSYSDACRALVQWAAEDAKEKRTENPTFVHTGDNHPYPNAPKEACASYAEELGFTVAQPVVVPLAPGDFKAQCLTIKDSGAQYVYMGNLGGSVVSMIKSCNTVGVEAVYMGNPWAGDYQTVEAAEAQNLIFPSSTPFYGADVPGMALVKKILENGGGQVGDRPTHHYLRGICSAYYMKEAMQWAKANGGITGKNIRDGMYQKTDWVPEGLEGVCLPSTWTPEDHRGLLRVAINSGSFIDGKAVIEEIAEIDVPRREEWLGQ from the coding sequence ATGCCAACGCTCCACAGACTGACCCTTACGGCTGCGCTCGCGGCCAGCACCATCATCGCCGGCGCGCCGGCGCTGGCCCAGGACGACAGCGTCCTCGTCGGCCATCTCGCAGATTACACCGGCGCGACGTCCTTCGTCGGCAAGCAGTATGGCCCGGGCGTCTCCGACGCCTTCAAGCAGATCAACGCCGATGGCGGCATCGATGGCACGATGGTCGAACTCGACACCGTCGACTACGCCTACAAGGTTCCCGAAGCGATCGCCCAGTTCAAGAAATGGGTCGGCAACGACATGGTCGCGCTGCAGGGCTGGGGCACGGCCGACACGGAGGCTCTGATCTCCTTCGTCGCGCGTGCCGAGATCCCGACGATCTCCGGCTCCTATTCGGCGCATCTGACCGACCCGCAGGGCAAGAACCCGAACACCAAGGCGCCGGCGCCCTACAATTTCTTCTACGGCCCGTCCTATTCCGACGCCTGCCGGGCCCTCGTCCAGTGGGCCGCCGAGGACGCAAAGGAAAAGCGGACCGAGAACCCGACCTTCGTCCACACCGGCGACAACCATCCTTATCCCAATGCGCCGAAGGAGGCCTGCGCGTCCTATGCCGAGGAGCTGGGCTTCACCGTCGCCCAGCCGGTCGTCGTTCCGCTCGCGCCGGGCGACTTCAAGGCGCAGTGCCTGACGATCAAGGATTCCGGCGCCCAATATGTCTACATGGGCAATCTCGGCGGTTCAGTCGTGTCGATGATCAAGAGCTGCAACACGGTCGGCGTCGAGGCCGTCTACATGGGCAATCCCTGGGCCGGCGACTACCAGACCGTGGAGGCGGCCGAGGCGCAGAACCTGATCTTCCCGTCTTCGACGCCCTTCTACGGGGCCGACGTACCGGGCATGGCGCTGGTCAAGAAGATCCTCGAAAATGGCGGCGGCCAGGTCGGCGACCGGCCGACCCACCATTATCTGCGCGGCATCTGCTCGGCCTACTACATGAAGGAAGCCATGCAGTGGGCCAAGGCGAATGGCGGGATCACCGGCAAGAACATCCGTGACGGCATGTATCAGAAGACCGACTGGGTGCCGGAAGGGCTCGAGGGGGTCTGCCTGCCCTCGACATGGACTCCGGAGGACCATCGCGGCCTTCTCAGGGTGGCGATCAACTCCGGCTCCTTCATCGATGGCAAGGCGGTCATCGAGGAGATCGCCGAGATCGACGTGCCGCGCCGCGAGGAGTGGCTCGGACAGTAG
- a CDS encoding glycosyltransferase, whose product MKLPEKAGPPLVVHDYFAIRGGGERLVLTLADAIGADLLYGYRSADSYDDAMFPAGSRDLDLPMALRRPGLRAAALAARFALERRRVARHDTRVFSGVAAPFAAPGAGSPGRNIFYCHTPPRFLYDQRAHFAPMLGGPAGMLKRAGLARFRRGYEAAVGRMDTIVANSETVRERIRSFLGRDSIVVYPPCDTKSFVWGGQQGYYLSTARLAGLKRVDRIVDAFRTMPDQQLVVASGGDELENLRRRAKDAPNITFLGWVDEDRLRRLIGEAIATIYVPVEEDFGMSPVESMAAGKPVIGVAEGGLRETILDGETGILLPPDFQPADIAEAVRRLPAPRAAAMRGACEARAEVFSEERFIEGMRAIVSG is encoded by the coding sequence TTGAAACTGCCCGAGAAAGCCGGCCCGCCTTTGGTCGTCCACGATTACTTCGCGATCCGGGGCGGCGGGGAGCGGCTCGTCCTGACGCTGGCGGACGCCATCGGCGCGGATCTCCTCTACGGCTACCGCAGCGCCGACAGCTACGACGACGCCATGTTCCCGGCTGGCAGCCGCGATCTCGACCTGCCGATGGCATTGCGGCGCCCCGGCCTGCGGGCCGCGGCGCTCGCGGCGCGCTTCGCGCTGGAACGCCGGCGCGTGGCGCGCCACGACACGCGGGTTTTCTCCGGCGTGGCGGCGCCCTTCGCGGCGCCCGGGGCCGGTAGCCCCGGCCGGAACATCTTCTACTGCCACACGCCGCCGCGCTTCCTCTACGACCAGCGGGCGCATTTCGCGCCGATGCTCGGCGGTCCGGCCGGCATGCTGAAACGCGCCGGGCTCGCGCGGTTCCGCCGCGGCTACGAGGCGGCGGTCGGCCGGATGGACACGATCGTCGCCAATTCCGAAACCGTGCGGGAGCGCATCCGCTCGTTCCTCGGCCGCGACAGCATCGTCGTCTACCCGCCCTGCGACACGAAGAGCTTCGTCTGGGGCGGCCAGCAGGGCTACTATCTGTCGACCGCCCGTCTCGCCGGGCTGAAACGCGTCGACCGCATCGTCGATGCCTTCCGCACGATGCCCGACCAACAGCTCGTGGTGGCCTCCGGCGGCGACGAACTGGAGAACCTGCGCCGGCGCGCCAAGGATGCGCCCAACATCACCTTTCTCGGCTGGGTGGACGAAGACCGGCTGCGCCGGCTGATTGGCGAGGCCATCGCCACGATCTACGTGCCGGTGGAGGAGGATTTCGGCATGTCGCCCGTGGAGTCGATGGCCGCCGGCAAGCCGGTGATCGGCGTCGCGGAAGGCGGCTTGCGCGAGACGATCCTCGACGGCGAGACCGGCATCCTGCTGCCGCCGGATTTTCAGCCGGCCGACATCGCCGAGGCCGTCCGCCGGCTGCCGGCGCCCCGGGCGGCTGCGATGCGCGGGGCCTGCGAGGCGCGGGCGGAGGTATTTTCCGAGGAGCGCTTCATCGAGGGCATGCGTGCCATCGTCTCAGGGTAG
- a CDS encoding ABC transporter ATP-binding protein, with protein sequence MTAFIELRDVAKSFGPLSVVEGLNLDVAKGEFLSLLGPSGSGKTTILMMLAGFETVTAGKIVLDGQRLNELPPHRRGMGVVFQNYALFPHMSVAENVAFPLQMRGVAKPEVSRRVTEALERVHLAHLAERRPSQLSGGQQQRVALTRALVFEPKVILMDEPLGALDKQLREAMQLEIRELHRRLGLTIVFVTHDQSEALTMSDRIAIFDKGKIAQIGTASEVYDRPQNRFVSQFIGETNLLEGRIDGAADGRIVQVVVDGGHRIAAAAPSAPTGSAIVLSVRPERIRLRPQPGFENVLEAEVEDVVYQGDHLRFHLAAGPLRLVARAERSAESFPVGTRLPIAFRAEDCSVFAA encoded by the coding sequence ATGACTGCCTTCATCGAGCTTCGTGACGTCGCCAAGAGCTTCGGCCCGCTGAGCGTGGTCGAGGGATTGAACCTCGACGTCGCCAAGGGCGAGTTCCTCAGCCTGCTCGGCCCGTCCGGCTCCGGCAAGACCACGATCCTGATGATGCTCGCCGGCTTCGAGACGGTGACGGCCGGGAAGATCGTCCTCGACGGACAGCGCCTCAACGAACTGCCGCCGCACCGCCGCGGCATGGGCGTGGTCTTCCAGAATTACGCGCTGTTCCCGCATATGAGCGTCGCTGAGAACGTCGCCTTTCCGCTGCAGATGCGCGGCGTGGCGAAGCCGGAGGTCAGCCGGCGCGTCACCGAGGCGCTGGAGCGCGTGCATCTGGCGCACCTGGCCGAACGCCGGCCGTCGCAGCTGTCCGGCGGCCAGCAGCAGCGGGTGGCCCTGACCCGGGCGCTGGTGTTCGAGCCGAAGGTCATCCTGATGGACGAGCCGCTCGGCGCGCTCGACAAGCAGCTGCGCGAGGCGATGCAGCTGGAGATCCGCGAACTCCACCGCCGGCTCGGCCTGACCATCGTGTTCGTGACCCACGACCAGTCGGAGGCGCTGACCATGTCGGATCGCATCGCGATCTTCGACAAGGGCAAGATCGCCCAGATCGGCACCGCGAGCGAGGTCTACGACCGCCCGCAGAACCGCTTCGTCTCGCAGTTCATCGGCGAGACGAACCTGCTCGAGGGCCGGATCGACGGCGCGGCCGACGGCCGGATTGTCCAGGTCGTCGTCGACGGCGGCCACCGCATCGCGGCGGCGGCGCCCTCCGCCCCGACCGGGTCGGCGATCGTCCTGTCGGTGCGCCCGGAGCGCATCCGCCTGCGGCCGCAGCCGGGCTTCGAGAATGTCCTGGAGGCGGAAGTCGAGGATGTCGTCTACCAGGGCGACCATTTGCGGTTTCACCTCGCGGCGGGTCCGTTGCGGCTCGTCGCCCGCGCCGAGCGCAGCGCCGAGAGCTTTCCCGTCGGGACGCGGCTGCCCATTGCCTTCCGGGCCGAGGATTGCTCGGTCTTCGCCGCATGA
- a CDS encoding ABC transporter ATP-binding protein, protein MTLTADTARPSEKAGSDSQPLLELNNVEVVFNDVILVLRGMSLRARRGEITALLGANGAGKSTTLKAIAGLLKTEDGEITRGTVSYEGADVTRMSPDKKVRDGIFLVMEGRGIVQDMTIRDNLRLGAFSRPNADIEAEIAEVYRFFPRLKERQGLAGYLSGGEQQMLAIGRALMAKPRLIMMDEPSMGLSPLLVKEVFGIIRRLNEELGITILLVEQNANMALKVADYGYIIENGKIVLDGTGSELVENEDVKEFYLGGGERRSFRNVKSFRRRKRWL, encoded by the coding sequence ATGACCCTCACTGCCGACACCGCGAGGCCGTCCGAGAAGGCCGGGAGCGACAGCCAGCCGCTGCTTGAGCTCAACAATGTCGAGGTGGTCTTCAACGATGTGATCCTGGTCCTGCGCGGCATGTCGCTTCGGGCCAGGCGCGGCGAGATCACCGCGCTTCTCGGCGCCAACGGCGCCGGCAAGTCGACCACCCTGAAGGCCATCGCCGGCCTGCTCAAGACCGAGGACGGCGAGATCACCCGCGGGACGGTGTCCTACGAGGGGGCGGACGTCACCAGAATGTCTCCCGACAAGAAGGTTCGAGACGGGATATTCCTCGTCATGGAAGGCCGCGGCATCGTCCAGGACATGACCATCCGCGATAATCTGCGGCTCGGCGCGTTTTCCCGTCCCAATGCCGACATTGAGGCTGAGATCGCCGAGGTCTATCGCTTCTTTCCGCGATTGAAGGAGCGCCAGGGCCTCGCCGGTTATCTGTCGGGCGGCGAGCAGCAGATGCTGGCGATCGGCCGCGCGTTGATGGCCAAGCCCCGGCTGATCATGATGGATGAGCCTTCGATGGGCCTGTCGCCGCTTCTGGTGAAGGAGGTATTCGGCATCATCCGCCGGCTGAACGAGGAATTGGGGATCACCATCCTTCTCGTCGAGCAGAATGCCAACATGGCGCTGAAGGTCGCTGATTACGGCTACATCATCGAAAACGGCAAGATCGTTCTCGACGGAACCGGTTCCGAACTGGTCGAGAACGAGGACGTCAAGGAGTTCTATCTCGGCGGCGGCGAGCGCCGTTCGTTTCGCAACGTGAAGAGCTTCCGCCGCCGCAAGCGCTGGCTTTGA
- the hisD gene encoding histidinol dehydrogenase — translation MSRPTLPTGITLLKAPARDATGDNAPVEAVVRGILADVAATGDDALRRYSRTFDGLDVATFEVDARERQAAVDALDPAARDDMMFAIERVRDFAEAQRATILPLEVEPLPGLHLGHRVIPIRRIGAYVPGGRYPLLSAPVMTIVPAVVAGCSEIVACLPPTAHPAMIAGCHLAGATRIFRVGGAQAIAAMAYGTESVPAVDKIVGPGNAYVNEAKRQVFGRVGIDQLAGPSEIYVLADATGDAAMIATDLLAQAEHDVRTRVGLITTDEALGAAVAAEVDRQLADLSTADVAGRAWADYGEIAIAADDAAMIAYSDAIAAEHLQVHTRDPHATAALLSNYGSLFIGPLASVVYSDKCCGTNHTLPTMAAGRYTGGLWVGSYLKIATHQWLSPEGVAAVAPHAIGQSAREGLEGHRRAAAARVA, via the coding sequence ATGAGCCGCCCGACCCTGCCGACCGGCATCACCTTGCTGAAGGCCCCTGCCCGCGACGCCACGGGCGACAACGCCCCGGTGGAGGCGGTGGTGCGCGGGATCCTCGCCGATGTGGCGGCGACCGGCGACGATGCGCTGCGGCGCTACAGCCGGACGTTCGATGGGCTCGACGTGGCGACCTTCGAGGTCGATGCCAGGGAACGGCAGGCCGCGGTGGACGCGCTCGATCCGGCCGCACGTGACGACATGATGTTCGCCATCGAGCGGGTGCGCGATTTCGCCGAAGCCCAGCGGGCGACGATCCTGCCGCTGGAGGTCGAGCCGCTGCCGGGGCTGCATCTCGGCCACCGGGTCATCCCGATCCGCCGGATCGGCGCCTACGTCCCCGGCGGCCGCTATCCGCTGCTTTCCGCGCCGGTGATGACCATCGTCCCGGCGGTGGTCGCCGGCTGCTCGGAGATCGTCGCGTGCCTGCCGCCGACCGCGCATCCGGCGATGATCGCCGGCTGCCACCTCGCGGGCGCCACCCGCATCTTCCGGGTCGGCGGGGCGCAGGCGATCGCCGCGATGGCCTATGGCACCGAGAGCGTTCCGGCGGTCGACAAGATCGTCGGGCCGGGCAACGCCTACGTGAACGAGGCCAAGCGCCAGGTCTTCGGCCGGGTCGGGATCGACCAGCTGGCCGGGCCGAGCGAGATCTACGTGCTCGCCGACGCGACCGGCGACGCGGCGATGATCGCCACCGACCTCCTGGCGCAGGCCGAGCACGACGTGCGCACGCGCGTCGGCCTGATCACCACGGACGAAGCGCTCGGCGCCGCGGTCGCGGCCGAGGTCGATCGCCAGCTCGCCGATCTCTCGACCGCCGACGTGGCAGGCAGGGCCTGGGCGGATTACGGCGAGATCGCCATCGCCGCGGACGACGCGGCGATGATCGCCTATTCCGACGCGATCGCAGCCGAGCACCTGCAGGTCCATACGCGCGACCCGCATGCCACGGCGGCGCTGCTGTCGAACTACGGCTCGCTGTTCATCGGGCCACTCGCCAGCGTCGTCTATTCCGACAAATGCTGCGGCACCAACCACACGCTGCCGACGATGGCGGCGGGCCGCTATACTGGCGGGCTCTGGGTCGGATCGTACCTCAAGATCGCCACCCACCAGTGGCTGAGTCCCGAGGGCGTCGCGGCCGTCGCGCCGCATGCCATCGGCCAGAGCGCCCGCGAGGGCCTCGAAGGCCACCGCCGCGCCGCCGCGGCACGCGTGGCGTAG
- a CDS encoding ABC transporter permease, with product MSGVFANARLRAALLILPLALFLGVFFIWPLWTMVAVSVHNDAIGGALPQTSVAIGQWDGEGMPEAAVRDALVADLRDTPRSVLGGAVRVLNSQVSGFRTLMSRTAEAAQDAAPGDRLDLLSVDERWGEPRFWRAIQLSVAPYTDRNLLAALDLERNADGDVVAAPEATSANRLIIWRTFAIAGTITALCALIGLPYAMLAAALSGWKRNLMLLAVLLPLWTSLLVRTAAWFILLQNEGLINGALMWLGLTDGPLPLIFNRLGVVIAMTHVLLPFMVLPIYSVVAAIPKNLMPAAASMGATPFAAFRRILLPLSLPGLLAGSLLVFMVAIGYYITPALIGGPNDQMISSIIAFYALQTANWGMAGALGLILLAITTVLYLVYSRLSRASAPTGL from the coding sequence ATGAGCGGGGTCTTCGCCAACGCGCGGCTGCGCGCCGCGCTCCTGATCCTGCCGCTGGCGCTGTTTCTGGGCGTGTTCTTCATCTGGCCGCTGTGGACGATGGTCGCCGTCTCCGTCCACAACGACGCCATCGGCGGGGCGCTGCCGCAGACATCGGTCGCCATCGGCCAGTGGGACGGCGAGGGCATGCCGGAAGCGGCGGTCCGGGACGCGCTGGTCGCCGATCTGCGTGACACGCCAAGGTCCGTGCTCGGCGGCGCGGTGCGCGTCCTGAACAGCCAGGTGTCGGGATTCAGGACGCTGATGAGCCGGACCGCAGAGGCGGCGCAGGATGCAGCGCCCGGCGACAGGCTCGATCTCCTGTCCGTCGACGAGCGCTGGGGCGAGCCGCGCTTCTGGCGGGCGATCCAGCTGAGCGTCGCCCCGTATACCGACCGCAACCTGCTTGCCGCCCTCGATCTCGAGCGCAACGCCGATGGCGATGTCGTCGCCGCGCCCGAGGCGACCTCGGCCAACCGGCTGATCATCTGGCGGACCTTCGCCATCGCCGGCACGATCACCGCCCTCTGCGCGCTGATCGGGCTGCCCTATGCGATGCTCGCCGCAGCGCTGAGCGGCTGGAAGCGCAACCTCATGCTGCTTGCCGTGCTGCTGCCCCTGTGGACGTCGCTGCTGGTGCGGACGGCGGCGTGGTTCATCCTTCTCCAGAACGAGGGCTTGATCAACGGCGCGCTGATGTGGCTCGGCCTGACCGACGGCCCGCTGCCGCTGATCTTCAACCGGCTCGGCGTGGTCATCGCCATGACCCACGTCCTCCTGCCGTTCATGGTGCTGCCGATCTACTCGGTCGTCGCGGCGATCCCGAAGAACCTGATGCCGGCGGCCGCCTCGATGGGCGCGACGCCGTTCGCCGCGTTCCGGCGCATCCTCCTGCCGCTCAGCCTGCCGGGGCTGCTGGCCGGCTCGCTGCTCGTATTCATGGTGGCGATCGGCTACTACATCACCCCGGCGCTGATCGGCGGGCCGAACGACCAGATGATCTCCTCGATCATCGCCTTCTACGCGCTGCAGACCGCCAACTGGGGCATGGCCGGCGCACTCGGCCTGATCCTCCTCGCCATCACCACGGTGCTCTATCTCGTCTACAGCCGCCTCTCGCGCGCCAGCGCGCCGACGGGGCTCTGA
- a CDS encoding ABC transporter permease translates to MLRILQAGFATLMMAFLILPIVAILPLAFTDSVFLNYPIESYSLRWIQELGQSAQWSASIVNSLIIGSGATVLSVVLGTLAALALRGSAIPFPDVVRTIFLLPMVVPAVVLGVGLQISLARMGLSSTYLGVIVAHTVLCVPFVIVSVSTALQGIDRTTERAAASLGAPPATVFRRVTLPLAMPGVVTGAVFAFATSLDEVVLTLFVAGPNQRTLARQMFSSIRENISPAVAAAALLLILGTLLLAGLAAFLRRRPAGAPA, encoded by the coding sequence ATGCTGCGGATCCTCCAGGCCGGCTTCGCGACGCTGATGATGGCCTTCCTGATCCTGCCGATCGTCGCCATCCTGCCGCTGGCCTTCACCGACAGCGTCTTCCTGAACTATCCGATCGAGTCTTATTCGCTGCGCTGGATCCAGGAACTTGGCCAGTCGGCGCAATGGAGCGCCTCGATCGTCAACAGCCTGATCATCGGCTCGGGGGCGACGGTGCTTTCCGTCGTCCTCGGGACGCTGGCGGCGCTGGCCCTGCGCGGCAGCGCTATCCCGTTTCCCGACGTGGTCCGCACGATCTTCCTGCTGCCGATGGTTGTGCCCGCCGTGGTGCTGGGGGTCGGGCTGCAGATATCGCTCGCCCGGATGGGGCTCTCCAGCACCTATCTCGGCGTCATCGTCGCGCACACCGTGCTGTGCGTGCCCTTCGTCATCGTCAGCGTCTCCACGGCGCTGCAGGGCATCGACCGCACCACCGAGCGCGCCGCCGCGAGCCTCGGCGCCCCGCCCGCGACGGTGTTTCGCCGCGTCACGCTGCCGCTGGCGATGCCGGGCGTCGTCACCGGCGCGGTCTTCGCCTTCGCTACCTCGCTTGACGAGGTGGTGCTGACGCTGTTCGTCGCCGGGCCGAACCAGCGGACGCTCGCCCGCCAGATGTTCTCCTCGATCCGCGAGAACATCTCGCCCGCCGTCGCCGCGGCTGCGCTGCTGCTGATCCTCGGCACGCTGCTGCTGGCCGGGCTCGCGGCGTTCCTGCGCCGCCGCCCGGCTGGCGCGCCTGCCTGA
- a CDS encoding cupin domain-containing protein, producing the protein MPAIGQGLRELRRRRQLTTRELAARSGISHSSVSLIERDRMSPSVDTLGAMLEAMGSTLSGFFAGMSASMPYSPFYRHEDLPEIGRSDGISYRLVGMNHPNRQILMLCETYAEGADTGEAISHAAQEAGVVVAGTVEISVGAERRRLQAGDAYYFDSQTPHRFRNAGDMPARIVSAITPPTY; encoded by the coding sequence ATGCCCGCCATCGGCCAGGGACTGCGGGAATTGCGTCGGCGCCGTCAGCTGACGACGCGCGAACTCGCGGCGCGCTCGGGCATCTCGCATTCATCCGTCTCGCTGATCGAGCGGGACAGGATGAGCCCTTCGGTCGACACGCTGGGCGCTATGCTGGAGGCCATGGGCTCGACCTTGTCCGGGTTCTTTGCCGGCATGAGCGCCTCGATGCCGTACTCGCCGTTCTATCGCCACGAGGATTTGCCGGAGATTGGCCGCTCTGACGGCATCTCCTACCGGCTTGTCGGGATGAATCACCCAAACCGCCAGATCCTGATGCTTTGCGAGACCTACGCTGAGGGAGCCGATACCGGAGAGGCGATCTCGCATGCCGCGCAGGAGGCGGGGGTCGTCGTCGCGGGAACCGTCGAGATCAGCGTCGGCGCCGAGCGGCGGCGGCTGCAGGCCGGCGACGCCTATTATTTCGACAGCCAGACGCCGCACCGTTTCCGCAATGCAGGCGACATGCCGGCGCGGATCGTCAGCGCCATCACCCCGCCGACATACTGA
- a CDS encoding phenylacetate--CoA ligase family protein produces MTDFFDDRESRPREAREADLFDALRRQLAHAAANAPTYARTLDGVDPAAITDRAALAALPILRKSDMPALQEQDPPLGGLATKEPGAFRRLYLSPGPIVEPEGDEEHWRMGRALHAAGIGKNDRILNAFAYHLTPAGVMFDHAAAAVGAVVFPGGVGNTEQQVTAIERLRLTAYVGTPDFLKTILERGDDSGADTASLKMALVSGGPLFPNLRAWYSDRGIAIRQCYATAELGLIAYETAGPSDGMVIEENVLVEIVRPGTGDPVEPGEVGEVVVTTFNPLYPLIRFATGDMSAMMTEPSPCGRTGLRLKGWMGRADQTTKVRGMFVHPAQVARIVKSHGELGRARLVVTEEGGHDKLALHVECDGPPEGLAHKLAEALRAECRVRGEVVFAAPGSLPNDGKVVDDQRKLDS; encoded by the coding sequence ATGACGGATTTCTTCGACGACCGTGAATCCCGCCCGCGCGAGGCGCGGGAGGCTGATCTTTTCGATGCGCTGCGGCGTCAGCTTGCCCACGCGGCTGCGAATGCGCCTACTTATGCCCGGACGCTCGACGGGGTCGATCCGGCCGCGATCACCGATCGCGCGGCCCTCGCGGCGCTGCCGATTCTGCGCAAATCCGACATGCCGGCCCTGCAGGAGCAGGACCCGCCGCTCGGCGGCCTCGCTACCAAGGAGCCGGGGGCGTTCCGCCGGCTTTATCTCTCCCCCGGTCCGATCGTCGAGCCGGAAGGCGATGAGGAGCATTGGCGCATGGGCCGGGCGCTTCATGCGGCTGGTATCGGCAAGAATGACCGGATTCTCAACGCCTTTGCCTATCACCTGACCCCGGCGGGTGTGATGTTCGATCATGCCGCTGCGGCGGTTGGAGCGGTGGTGTTTCCCGGCGGCGTCGGCAATACCGAGCAGCAGGTGACGGCTATCGAGAGGCTGCGCCTCACGGCGTATGTGGGAACGCCCGATTTCCTCAAGACCATTCTCGAGCGCGGCGACGACAGCGGCGCCGACACTGCCAGCCTCAAGATGGCGCTGGTCAGCGGTGGGCCGCTCTTTCCCAATCTGAGGGCCTGGTATTCCGACCGGGGCATTGCCATCCGCCAATGCTATGCGACGGCCGAACTCGGCCTCATCGCCTATGAGACGGCGGGCCCGTCGGACGGCATGGTGATCGAGGAGAACGTCCTCGTGGAGATCGTGCGCCCGGGCACCGGCGATCCGGTGGAGCCGGGCGAGGTCGGCGAGGTGGTCGTCACCACCTTCAACCCGCTCTATCCGCTGATCCGCTTTGCCACCGGCGACATGTCGGCGATGATGACGGAGCCTTCGCCCTGTGGGCGAACCGGGCTGCGGCTGAAAGGCTGGATGGGCCGCGCAGATCAGACGACGAAGGTGCGCGGAATGTTCGTCCATCCCGCCCAGGTTGCCCGGATCGTGAAATCTCATGGTGAACTCGGCCGAGCGCGGCTCGTCGTCACGGAAGAGGGCGGCCACGACAAGCTCGCGCTGCATGTTGAATGCGACGGCCCGCCGGAGGGGCTCGCTCATAAGCTTGCCGAGGCGCTGCGCGCCGAGTGCCGCGTCAGGGGGGAAGTGGTCTTCGCCGCGCCGGGAAGCTTGCCCAATGACGGCAAGGTGGTCGACGATCAGAGAAAGCTGGACAGTTAG